A region from the Bactrocera dorsalis isolate Fly_Bdor chromosome 1, ASM2337382v1, whole genome shotgun sequence genome encodes:
- the LOC115065937 gene encoding uncharacterized protein LOC115065937, translating to MSLNQSIGGTPAGDIPANASPISQHSPMGRVTFLKLKTQAMYKRLECISADMDSERLQSMDEYALAAIIDSVNELKSNFLAAHTSLEEHDFESIGSDLLTQFDTNLVQLKATLQREIGKRSASQHCSTFKMNSNEFQPIIVNTNRSRLPQLTLPKFSGSYIEWTNFYSMFSSVIDKDSDLSDVDKLQHLRSCLSGAALDTIRSLEINEANYKIALDLLIKRFDNKRLIFQAHIREIFGMDKADGTVSKLRALSDKVNSHICALQSLGSKEQIADCIVVQFLTQKLDKVTQAKWEESWSINELPSWESLAAFLEHRCRTLENVEHALQTQAETFGKTGKTKIQKILMY from the exons atgtCGTTAAACCAATCAATCGGTGGTACTCCAGCTGGAGACATTCCTGCCAATGCGAGTCCCATAAGTCAGCATTCACCAATGGGCAGGGTGACATTTTTGAAGTTGAAGACACAGGCCATGTATAAGCGCCTTGAATGCATAAGTGCTGATATGGACTCGGAGCGGTTGCAAAGCATGGACGAGTATGCTTTAGCGGCAATAATTGATTCAGTTAACGAACTGAAATCGAATTTCTTGGCTGCACACACAAGCTTGGAAGAGCATGACTTTGAATCTATTGGAAGTGATTTACTTACACAATTTGATACGAATTTGGTTCAGTTGAAAGCTACCCTACAACGTGAAATTGGAAAGCGTAGCGCTTCTCAACATTGTTCCACATTCAAGATGAACAGCAATGAATTCCAGCCTATTATTGTGAATACTAATCGTTCTCGTTTGCCTCAATTAACGTTGCCTAAATTCAGTGGATCTTATATAGAGTGGACAAATTTCTATTCGATGTTCTCATCAGTCATCGATAAGGACAGCGACCTAAGCGATGTGGACAAATTGCAACATTTGCGTTCCTGCTTGAGTGGTGCTGCTCTTGACACCATACGATCGTTGGAAATAAATGAGGCTAATTATAAAATCGCATTAGATCTTCTCATTAAACGATTTGATAATAAACGTCTTATTTTTCAGGCACATATCAGGGAGATTTTCGGGATGGACAAAGCAGATGGTACTGTCAGCAAGCTGCGAGCGTTGTCGGACAAGGTCAATTCGCATATATGTGCGTTGCAGTCACTTGGCTCCAAAGAGCAAATAGCGGACTGCATAGTGGTACAGTTTTTAACGCAAAAGTTGGACAAAGTAACTCAAGCAAAATGGGAAGAAAGTTGGTCAATAAACGAGTTACCATCGTGGGAATCATTAGCTGCATTTTTAGAACATCGATGTCGTACCCTCGAGAACGTAGAGCATGCATTACAAACACAAGCTGAAACATTTGGTAAAACCGGAAAAACC AAAATCCAGAAGATCTTGATGTACTGA